The Perca fluviatilis chromosome 2, GENO_Pfluv_1.0, whole genome shotgun sequence genome includes a region encoding these proteins:
- the LOC120544225 gene encoding zona pellucida-like domain-containing protein 1 encodes MRLIFLVCQLGLILRTKAQTPDACLLSDTNRPPRNTDITVVCGTQNMDLSIYICPMYQALYNESMMVLNNQFNTPECFGKADWNVTPPVLKFRFPMNESAISSCKNQFKITTQVGSGAFADFSNVQFVNISGIINSVDPSAGMITYRQQILYKFSCFYPMQYLLNNTQVAVSGVSLAVRDNNGSFITTLSMQLYEDSLYTKILTIPQTGLNLKTKIYVAVKATNLTERFNVLLDRCYASINPYPMLTTYYDLFVGCQRDPQTKVDLNGASQKAYFSFEAFRFVEHKNLTISTFYLHCVTRLCEVASCSALMPTCGAKRRRKREAADGIGNGTVTSPAIIVGKLSSDDAQTYSAAVGMPPEANYSSPVVAVIVCIVILTILLVAMGVYFAVFIKRRKALIQ; translated from the exons ATGAGGCTGATCTTCCTTGTGTGCCAGCTTGGACTCATTTTAAGGACCAAGGCCCAGACACCAGATGCTTGCCTTCTTAGCGATACAAACAGACCTCCAA GAAATACGGACATAACTGTGGTCTGTGGAACTCAGAATATGGACCTGAGCATCTACATCTGCCCTATGTACCAAGCTCTTTACAACGAGTCAATGATGGTCCTCAATAATCAGTTCAATACACCGGAGTGTTTTGGGAAGGCTGACTGGAACGTGACCCCACCTGTCTTAAAATTCAGATTCCCCATGAATGAAAGTGCTATCTCATCCTGCAAAAATCAATTTAAG ataaCCACTCAGGTTGGAAGTGGAGCGTTTGCGGACTTCTCAAACGTCCAGTTCGTCAACATCTCTGGCATCATTAACTCTGTAGACCCCTCTGCGGGTATGATCACCTATCGCCAGCAGATCCTGTACAAGTTTTCCTGCTTCTACCCAATGCAGTATCTCCTGAACAACACTCAAGTGGCCGT ATCAGGGGTGAGTCTTGCTGTAAGAGACAACAATGGTAGCTTCATCACCACGCTGAGTATGCAGCTCTACGAA GATAGCCTTTACACAAAGATCCTTACTATCCCGCAAACAGGACTAAACCTGAAGACCAAGATTTATGTTGCAGTTAAAGCTACCAACCTAACAGAAAG GTTCAACGTGCTGCTGGACAGATGCTACGCATCAATAAATCCATATCCCATGCTCACCACCTATTATGACCTTTTTGTAGG GTGTCAACGTGACCCACAAACTAAAGTGGACCTCAACGGGGCGTCTCAGAAAGCATACTTCTCCTTCGAGGCCTTCAGATTTGTGGAGCATAAAAATCTGACAATTTCTACTTTCTACCTGCACTGCGTCACCAGGCTCTGTGAGGTGGCCTCGTGTAGTGCATTAATGCCT ACCTGTGGTGCcaaaagaaggagaaagagagaggctgCAGATGGGATTGGCAACGGAACAGTCACCTCGCCTGCAATTATTGTGGGAAAACTAAGCAGTG ATGACGCTCAAACTTACTcggctgctgtag GTATGCCACCCGAGGCCAACTACAGCAGCCCTGTGGTGGCTGTAATTGTCTGCATCGTGATCCTAACTATTCTCCTTGTCGCCATGGGTGTTTACTTTGCGGTGTTCATCAAACGGAGAAAAGCACTCATCCAGTAA